Proteins from a genomic interval of Gemmatimonas sp.:
- a CDS encoding helicase-related protein has protein sequence MRLVPNTGNDRVIDLVRPLISGGHQLDVVSGALSIFACGELLGSDALPPTCRLVLPRDLDGHALVGASEDRAARNRLGGRWLAAKLRSVIERHAEVRLAKNGVPQGTVVLRDASGSPVQSLMGAVALSSDGLGLAPGNPLGLIQATENAAEAGALAQWFDTQWAALPDTPESKASLLALLEEIARHRDPHLVYTTVLHHLLSARGDELDEEQVIKSATGIRNTQVWKKLFKFQRDGVVGAIDKLNRFGGCIIADSVGLGKTFEALAIIKYHELRNDRVLVLCPKRLRDNWTLYKANDRRNVLAGDRFNYDVLNHTDLSRDGGLSGDIDLSHVNWGNYDLVVIDESHNFRNKKTPQAGGETRYDRLMRKIIREGVKTRVLMLSATPVNNRMADLRNQIVFATEGNDAAFLEHGIGSIDSTTRLAQKQFNRWLDLDESERTPTRLIEMLGFDYFTLLDLLTIARSRRHIEKYYGLSETGRFPDRMKPINIKADVDRDRTFPAIHDINLEIRRLKLAAYAPLRYVLPHKQEAYDRKYSTQVKGGTGFFRQVDREESLIHLLRVNLLKRMESSVFAFALTVERQLQDVQATLRRIEGESIELEEIDIDDVDVDDPAFESLMVGRKVKVLLQDMDLVRWKQDLIEDRNRLATLVAAARDVTAERDAKLAALREVIAHKHRRPLNEGNRKVLVFTAFADTARYLYEQLAPWAKAQLGVDTALVTGTGSNQATLPGLRRDLASILTAFAPRAKERPEDLAAEGEIELLIATDCISEGQNLQDCDWLINYDIHWNPVRIIQRFGRIDRIGSPNARIQLVNFWPNMELEEYINLEQRVSGRMVLLDISATGEENLIEQQSGNQMNDLEYRKKQLLKLQDAVIDLEDLSTGVSIADLTLTDFRIDLAEFRKANPDVLASVPIGVSAVTTTSDVEVPPGIIYCLRAEGEAAARLPEGGYPLAPHYLVHVGEDGAVLLPYTQAKQILDRLKRVSHGRDLPDAGACARLDRETKGGADMRHAQRLLSAAVASVVGKSEERAVASLFSPGGTHALAGEFAGADDFEVLAYLVILPEGAT, from the coding sequence TTGAGACTTGTTCCGAACACGGGCAATGATCGCGTGATCGACCTCGTTCGACCGTTGATCAGCGGTGGCCATCAGCTCGACGTGGTCTCTGGGGCCTTGTCGATCTTTGCGTGCGGTGAGCTACTTGGAAGCGACGCCCTACCACCGACTTGCCGGTTGGTCCTCCCTCGCGATCTGGATGGGCACGCGCTGGTAGGGGCAAGCGAAGATCGTGCTGCGAGGAATCGCCTCGGGGGCCGCTGGCTCGCCGCCAAGCTGCGCTCCGTGATCGAGCGGCATGCCGAGGTACGCCTCGCCAAGAACGGTGTCCCGCAGGGGACGGTGGTCCTCAGGGATGCATCGGGCTCGCCGGTGCAATCGCTGATGGGGGCAGTCGCGCTGTCCTCGGACGGCCTTGGGCTTGCGCCCGGAAACCCGCTCGGCCTGATCCAGGCGACAGAGAACGCGGCGGAGGCCGGTGCACTCGCCCAATGGTTCGATACCCAGTGGGCCGCGCTACCAGATACGCCAGAGTCAAAAGCGTCGCTCTTGGCGTTGCTCGAGGAGATTGCTCGGCATCGCGACCCGCACCTTGTCTATACGACGGTGCTGCACCACCTGCTTTCGGCGCGCGGCGACGAGCTCGACGAAGAGCAGGTCATCAAGTCCGCGACCGGTATTCGGAACACGCAGGTGTGGAAGAAGCTATTCAAGTTCCAGCGCGACGGTGTCGTGGGGGCCATCGACAAGCTCAATCGCTTTGGGGGCTGCATCATCGCCGACAGTGTTGGGCTCGGAAAGACGTTTGAGGCACTCGCCATCATCAAGTACCACGAACTGCGCAACGATCGGGTCCTTGTGTTGTGCCCCAAGCGACTGCGGGACAACTGGACGCTGTACAAGGCGAACGACCGTCGTAATGTGCTCGCGGGCGACCGCTTCAACTACGATGTGCTCAACCACACGGACCTGTCGCGTGACGGGGGGCTCTCCGGCGACATCGATCTGTCGCACGTGAACTGGGGCAACTACGACCTGGTCGTCATCGACGAGTCCCACAACTTCCGGAACAAGAAGACCCCACAAGCGGGCGGAGAGACACGCTACGATCGTCTGATGCGCAAGATCATCCGCGAGGGGGTGAAGACGCGCGTATTGATGCTGTCCGCGACCCCGGTCAATAACCGCATGGCGGACCTTCGGAATCAGATCGTGTTCGCGACCGAGGGCAACGATGCTGCGTTCCTAGAGCATGGTATTGGCAGTATTGATAGCACCACGCGGCTGGCGCAAAAGCAGTTCAACCGCTGGTTGGACTTGGATGAGTCTGAGCGGACGCCCACGCGGTTAATTGAGATGTTGGGCTTCGACTATTTCACGCTCCTCGATCTCCTGACGATCGCCCGTTCGCGCCGGCATATCGAGAAGTACTACGGGCTTTCCGAAACCGGCCGGTTCCCCGACCGCATGAAGCCCATCAACATCAAGGCCGATGTGGACCGGGACCGAACATTCCCGGCTATCCACGATATCAATCTGGAGATTCGCCGCCTCAAGCTCGCGGCGTACGCCCCGCTGCGGTACGTCCTCCCGCACAAGCAGGAAGCCTACGACCGGAAGTACAGTACGCAGGTGAAGGGTGGCACCGGCTTCTTCCGACAGGTAGACCGCGAGGAGAGTCTGATTCACCTGCTCCGCGTCAATCTGCTGAAGCGCATGGAAAGCTCAGTCTTCGCGTTCGCGTTGACCGTTGAGCGCCAGCTCCAGGACGTCCAGGCGACGCTTCGTCGCATCGAAGGAGAGTCGATCGAGCTGGAAGAGATCGATATCGACGACGTTGATGTCGATGACCCGGCCTTCGAGAGCCTGATGGTGGGCCGCAAGGTCAAAGTGCTACTGCAGGACATGGACCTCGTGCGTTGGAAGCAGGACCTGATCGAGGACCGCAATCGGCTCGCTACTCTTGTTGCCGCCGCGCGTGACGTGACGGCCGAGCGCGACGCCAAGCTTGCGGCGCTGCGCGAGGTGATCGCACACAAGCATCGTAGGCCGCTCAACGAAGGGAACCGAAAGGTCCTTGTCTTCACGGCCTTCGCCGATACCGCCCGCTATCTCTACGAGCAGCTGGCGCCGTGGGCGAAGGCGCAGCTGGGTGTGGACACCGCGTTGGTCACGGGGACCGGCAGCAATCAAGCCACCTTGCCGGGGCTGCGCCGGGACTTGGCGTCCATTCTGACCGCGTTCGCGCCCCGCGCGAAGGAAAGACCAGAGGACCTTGCAGCCGAGGGTGAAATTGAACTCCTCATTGCTACCGACTGCATCTCTGAAGGGCAAAACCTCCAGGACTGCGATTGGCTCATCAACTACGACATCCACTGGAACCCGGTTCGCATCATTCAGCGATTCGGGCGCATCGATCGCATTGGCTCTCCCAACGCTCGTATCCAGCTGGTGAACTTCTGGCCCAACATGGAGCTGGAGGAATACATCAACCTGGAGCAGCGGGTCAGCGGGCGCATGGTACTCCTCGATATCTCGGCGACTGGCGAGGAGAACCTGATCGAGCAGCAGTCCGGTAACCAGATGAACGATCTGGAGTATCGCAAGAAGCAGCTGCTGAAGCTGCAGGACGCCGTGATCGACCTCGAGGACCTTTCTACGGGGGTTTCCATTGCTGATCTGACCCTGACGGACTTCCGCATCGATCTGGCCGAGTTCCGGAAGGCGAATCCGGACGTACTGGCGTCGGTCCCCATCGGGGTGTCTGCGGTGACGACGACCAGCGACGTCGAGGTCCCACCAGGGATAATTTATTGCTTGCGAGCCGAAGGCGAGGCGGCGGCACGGCTCCCAGAAGGGGGATATCCGTTGGCCCCGCACTACTTGGTGCACGTGGGGGAAGATGGCGCTGTGCTTCTGCCCTATACGCAGGCAAAACAGATCCTCGACCGACTCAAGCGCGTCTCACATGGCCGAGATCTACCTGATGCGGGGGCGTGCGCACGCCTCGATCGGGAGACGAAAGGCGGCGCTGACATGCGCCACGCCCAGCGGCTGCTTTCCGCGGCCGTCGCCTCCGTTGTGGGAAAGAGCGAAGAGCGTGCGGTTGCGAGCCTGTTCAGCCCAGGGGGGACGCACGCGCTGGCTGGGGAGTTCGCGGGCGCCGATGATTTCGAGGTGTTGGCTTATCTGGTGATCCTTCCCGAGGGCGCGACGTGA
- a CDS encoding DUF4391 domain-containing protein: MTGDEVVAALELPAAARVDRRIPKTLLGEHGAPTAADKRRINEGIEQIQWVAALKPTTIGVGAYHDAAREYLEIAVIRVTFRGEGKADRLLELLHRAIPYPVLAVADADGRTQVSVAHKRWSQSEAGKTVLDGDPITVDAPRESAAHRSDFAAALAVSRQPRTSLLALYHGWLDALLALDAARLSGRYSILPTQEGRQARWTALHEILRLDAEIARLRAAAAKEKQMARQVALNLELKRAEAERAEALGRL; the protein is encoded by the coding sequence GTGACAGGCGATGAGGTGGTCGCCGCGCTGGAACTGCCAGCCGCGGCACGAGTGGATCGTCGCATCCCGAAGACGCTGCTTGGGGAGCATGGCGCCCCCACGGCCGCAGATAAGCGTCGGATCAATGAGGGGATCGAGCAGATTCAGTGGGTGGCCGCGCTCAAGCCGACCACCATCGGCGTGGGGGCCTACCACGATGCGGCGCGTGAGTACCTTGAGATAGCGGTCATCCGGGTCACGTTCCGGGGCGAAGGAAAGGCAGACCGGTTGCTCGAGCTGCTCCATCGTGCCATCCCGTACCCAGTACTCGCGGTAGCAGACGCCGACGGGCGGACCCAGGTATCGGTGGCGCATAAGCGCTGGTCGCAGAGCGAAGCGGGTAAGACGGTGCTCGACGGCGACCCCATCACGGTAGACGCACCGCGGGAGAGCGCCGCGCATCGGAGTGACTTCGCTGCTGCGCTGGCCGTAAGCCGGCAGCCGCGGACCTCCCTCCTCGCGCTCTATCACGGCTGGTTGGATGCGTTGCTGGCGCTGGACGCCGCCCGACTGTCAGGGCGCTACTCCATATTGCCCACACAAGAGGGCCGGCAGGCGCGTTGGACTGCCCTTCACGAGATCCTCCGACTCGATGCTGAGATCGCGAGGCTGCGGGCGGCGGCGGCCAAAGAGAAGCAGATGGCGCGGCAGGTGGCGCTGAATCTAGAACTCAAGCGCGCTGAGGCCGAACGGGCCGAGGCGCTCGGAAGACTTTGA
- a CDS encoding site-specific DNA-methyltransferase, whose protein sequence is MEKLTAADPATRSPDLVAENIERLKAMFPELVTEGPNGAAVNVDVLKTLVGDKTVTDAEEKFGINWHGKRRARQLALTPSTGTLRPCPEDSVDWDTTQNLMIEGDNLEVLKLLQKSYAGKVKLIYIDPPYNTGKDFVYPDNFQESIKNYLELTGQLEGGARISSNTEASGRFHTDWLNMMYPRLKLAQSLLSPSGIIFISIDSSEAANLRSVMDDLFGAENFIGLLPTIMNLKGNNDAFAFADTHEFTVVYSRDRSSCCVHELPVPEDSLDDWLEDERGLYKRADTLRRTGQDASRERRPNGWFPVFIAAEGSVYATEDDKPRSKADIELWPRNEAGEELSWTWSKRKINEEPYNLIVVDGRGGKTIYKKQRASLGDLPTSKPKSVLYKPEYSSSNGTAELSSLLGSNVFDSPPKPRSLIRDLVLIGADPDAVVVDFFAGTGTTAHAVLAQNVVDGGTRRFILVQLPQPLDVANRDQKAAAEFCDRLGKPRTIAEITKERIRRAAAKIKAENPMFAGDLGFRVFKLDSSNIRSWAPDRGDLDGTLLDAVEHLKPGRTESDVLYELLLKLGLDLCVPIDSKALGGHTIHSVGGGVLMACLSAQIGREHVDHLAQAMVEWRAALRPAGDTTCVFRDSAFADDVAKTNMAAILEQHGIATVRSL, encoded by the coding sequence ATGGAGAAGCTGACGGCGGCCGACCCCGCGACCCGGTCTCCTGATCTGGTGGCCGAAAACATTGAGCGCCTGAAGGCCATGTTTCCTGAGCTGGTGACGGAAGGCCCGAATGGCGCGGCCGTCAACGTGGATGTGCTCAAGACGCTTGTGGGCGACAAGACCGTGACGGATGCGGAGGAGAAGTTTGGCATCAACTGGCATGGTAAGCGCCGCGCACGGCAGCTGGCGCTCACCCCGTCAACCGGCACGCTGCGGCCGTGCCCAGAGGACAGCGTGGACTGGGATACCACGCAGAACCTGATGATCGAGGGCGACAACCTCGAGGTGCTCAAGCTTCTGCAGAAGAGCTATGCAGGGAAAGTGAAGCTGATCTACATCGATCCGCCCTACAACACGGGCAAGGATTTCGTGTACCCCGACAATTTCCAGGAAAGCATCAAGAACTACCTGGAGCTAACGGGACAGCTGGAGGGAGGAGCGAGAATCAGCAGCAATACGGAGGCCAGCGGGCGTTTTCATACTGACTGGTTGAACATGATGTATCCGAGGCTGAAGCTCGCACAGAGCCTGTTGTCACCCTCAGGTATCATCTTTATCTCAATCGACTCTTCTGAGGCTGCAAACCTTCGCTCTGTGATGGATGACCTCTTCGGTGCGGAGAACTTCATCGGACTCTTGCCGACGATAATGAACTTGAAGGGAAACAACGATGCATTTGCATTCGCAGATACCCACGAGTTCACGGTTGTATACTCGCGAGATAGAAGCAGTTGCTGTGTCCATGAATTGCCTGTTCCCGAAGACTCCCTTGACGACTGGCTCGAGGACGAGCGTGGTCTCTACAAGCGAGCCGACACTCTTAGGCGGACGGGGCAGGATGCCTCGCGCGAACGCCGGCCGAACGGTTGGTTCCCGGTGTTCATCGCTGCCGAGGGGAGCGTATACGCAACCGAAGATGATAAGCCCCGCTCAAAGGCTGACATTGAGCTGTGGCCGCGTAATGAGGCAGGCGAAGAGCTCTCGTGGACGTGGAGCAAGAGGAAGATTAACGAAGAGCCGTATAATCTCATCGTGGTAGACGGTCGAGGCGGGAAGACCATCTACAAGAAGCAGCGCGCATCATTAGGTGATCTTCCGACGAGCAAACCAAAGTCAGTTCTATACAAGCCGGAGTATAGTAGCAGCAATGGTACAGCGGAGCTTTCGTCTCTTCTGGGAAGCAACGTCTTTGATAGCCCTCCTAAACCTCGCTCGCTGATCCGCGACCTTGTGTTGATCGGAGCGGATCCGGATGCAGTCGTCGTCGATTTTTTTGCAGGCACAGGCACCACTGCACACGCCGTTCTCGCCCAGAACGTCGTAGATGGCGGTACGCGACGATTCATATTAGTTCAGCTTCCTCAGCCACTTGATGTAGCGAACAGAGATCAAAAGGCGGCAGCTGAATTCTGCGATAGGCTGGGGAAGCCGCGCACTATTGCGGAGATCACAAAAGAGAGGATCCGGCGCGCTGCCGCGAAGATCAAGGCGGAAAACCCGATGTTCGCTGGCGATCTTGGATTTCGCGTGTTCAAGCTTGATTCCAGCAACATTCGTTCTTGGGCGCCGGATCGCGGCGACCTTGATGGGACACTGCTCGACGCGGTGGAGCACCTCAAGCCAGGACGGACGGAGTCTGACGTCCTTTACGAATTGCTATTGAAGCTGGGCCTTGATCTCTGCGTACCGATCGATTCGAAGGCCCTGGGCGGCCATACCATCCATTCGGTTGGGGGCGGCGTGCTGATGGCTTGCCTGTCTGCACAGATCGGTCGTGAACACGTCGACCACTTGGCGCAGGCCATGGTGGAGTGGCGAGCGGCGTTGAGGCCCGCTGGCGACACCACGTGTGTCTTCAGGGACAGTGCCTTCGCGGATGACGTGGCGAAGACCAACATGGCGGCGATACTGGAGCAACACGGAATCGCAACCGTACGGAGCCTCTGA